One part of the Dyadobacter sp. 676 genome encodes these proteins:
- a CDS encoding DUF5723 family protein: MIRIGRIWIGVLAGALSLPAFAQAPVTAPDGITGGFRNPAFFDTEGKAWRMNIAHVSARAASNTASIHIGDFGKSGPDFLRSDILGTSSVSTGVGGLDFKGPSFAFLATDRLTLALTTRMRIHANYRDVDGRLLSEIGEITKVEQSYPYRLPRIANMQTSIAAFSDIGVSFSYGLVRTDRHRMRIGGTLKFLNGIAHTAIDVSQLTGTIRLNSDRVSYITAATGAVSTLTAGKLFDRFSAGNLLKPGKASLGGDIGLSYSFHASGEEPWKFRLGVSVSDIGNIRYKADSAYSKSYDIGIAANKRLYFNGSFNNSLFSRASRVFDTYPQYFTRTGRRSGSYKVALPTMLHIQADYRFSPQWVINAGTGASLQRKHDLYKLYQVPYVALTPCWLKNDMVLSVPLACQQYAGLTAGAALRYKGFTIGSNSLFSAFLGGKQADLYLGFIISSK, encoded by the coding sequence ATGATACGTATCGGGCGAATATGGATCGGAGTATTGGCGGGGGCGTTGTCGCTTCCCGCATTCGCGCAGGCGCCTGTGACCGCCCCGGACGGGATCACGGGCGGTTTTCGTAATCCTGCTTTTTTTGATACCGAAGGCAAGGCGTGGCGCATGAACATCGCCCACGTAAGCGCCCGGGCCGCTTCCAACACGGCGTCCATTCACATCGGCGATTTCGGCAAATCGGGCCCCGATTTTCTCCGTTCCGACATTCTGGGCACCTCGTCCGTTTCCACCGGCGTGGGCGGTTTGGATTTCAAAGGGCCATCTTTCGCATTCCTCGCCACCGACCGCCTGACGTTGGCGTTGACCACCCGAATGCGCATCCATGCCAATTACCGCGATGTGGATGGCCGTCTCCTGTCCGAAATCGGGGAAATTACGAAAGTAGAGCAATCCTATCCCTACCGGTTGCCGCGGATCGCGAATATGCAAACCAGCATTGCCGCTTTCTCGGATATCGGGGTGTCGTTTTCCTACGGGCTCGTGCGCACCGACCGGCACCGCATGCGCATTGGAGGAACCCTGAAATTCCTGAATGGCATCGCGCACACCGCCATCGACGTTTCGCAGCTCACCGGTACCATCCGTCTCAATTCCGACCGGGTGAGTTACATCACGGCGGCAACCGGTGCCGTTTCAACCCTTACGGCCGGTAAGCTATTCGACAGGTTCTCGGCCGGTAATCTGCTCAAACCCGGCAAGGCGAGCCTCGGCGGTGACATCGGGTTGAGCTATTCCTTTCATGCTTCGGGGGAAGAGCCCTGGAAGTTCAGGCTTGGCGTATCTGTCAGCGACATCGGTAATATCAGGTACAAGGCGGACAGCGCTTACAGCAAATCGTATGACATCGGCATTGCCGCGAATAAGCGGTTATACTTCAACGGAAGTTTCAATAACTCGCTGTTCAGCCGTGCATCGCGCGTTTTCGACACTTATCCGCAGTATTTTACCCGCACCGGCCGGAGGAGCGGGTCATATAAGGTAGCGCTGCCGACCATGCTGCACATTCAGGCCGACTACCGCTTTTCGCCGCAATGGGTCATAAACGCTGGAACGGGCGCCAGCTTGCAGCGGAAGCACGATTTGTACAAATTATACCAGGTCCCTTATGTGGCATTGACGCCCTGCTGGCTCAAAAACGACATGGTGCTTTCAGTGCCATTGGCCTGCCAGCAATATGCCGGACTAACCGCGGGAGCGGCATTACGTTATAAAGGTTTTACAATAGGAAGCAACAGCCTGTTTTCCGCCTTTCTGGGAGGGAAGCAAGCTGATCTTTACCTGGGTTTTATTATTTCTTCCAAATAA
- a CDS encoding capsule assembly Wzi family protein, which translates to MRANRFGNAPVEGTSAGVIGSISKSYGANRPGRFDWRAGVIYRLNAGRKTEGTLIEGFAAVKAGIFELKAGRSRDITGLVDSTLSSGAMAVSGNALGIPKIELSVPEYWRLPALGGVLSFKGSFSYGWFGTTPISPVSGGGARKDDIPPVTSFYHQKSLYGRFGKPGWRLNIFAGFNHQTMYGNEDDIYEGFNLGKLESFFHVVTGKTWRANSGFATKLGNQLGTIDFGATYDFRTTQLFVYRQQIYDVGALSKLANVRDGLTGISLKNKQKRNAGWSRILVEFLYTKNQAGELWSKVTKSGDENYYNNYMYAGGWSYRGRGIGNPFLTPRHEARADLRHKDGEYFVNNRVIAFHAGLGGNIGSVNITTRLSYSRNYGTYGTSPIGTSLGRRREVLPPPYFRQVNQFSGYLEGSKMFKNNWEVGVAAALDSGRLLYNSFGLMLNVRKSLQF; encoded by the coding sequence ATGCGCGCCAACCGGTTCGGTAATGCGCCGGTGGAAGGCACTTCGGCAGGGGTAATCGGGAGCATTTCGAAAAGTTACGGGGCAAATCGTCCGGGGCGGTTCGACTGGCGTGCCGGGGTAATATACAGGCTCAATGCCGGCCGCAAAACCGAAGGTACGCTCATTGAAGGCTTCGCGGCGGTAAAAGCGGGTATTTTCGAATTGAAAGCCGGCCGCTCGCGTGATATTACCGGTCTGGTCGACAGCACGTTATCTTCCGGTGCCATGGCCGTTTCCGGCAATGCGCTGGGTATCCCCAAAATAGAATTGTCTGTTCCGGAATACTGGCGGTTACCGGCGCTGGGAGGGGTGCTTTCCTTCAAAGGCAGTTTCTCCTACGGCTGGTTCGGAACTACGCCCATCAGCCCCGTCAGCGGAGGCGGCGCCAGGAAGGACGATATTCCGCCTGTTACCTCGTTTTACCATCAGAAATCCCTTTACGGACGTTTCGGCAAGCCCGGCTGGCGGTTGAATATCTTCGCGGGTTTCAATCATCAGACCATGTACGGGAATGAGGATGACATTTATGAAGGATTCAATCTCGGCAAACTCGAATCGTTCTTTCATGTGGTTACCGGCAAAACCTGGCGCGCAAACAGCGGTTTTGCGACCAAGCTCGGCAACCAGCTCGGTACCATCGATTTCGGGGCTACTTACGATTTCCGGACGACGCAGCTTTTTGTTTACCGACAACAAATCTATGACGTAGGCGCATTGTCCAAGCTCGCCAATGTCCGGGATGGTCTGACGGGTATTTCGTTGAAAAACAAGCAGAAACGCAATGCCGGTTGGAGCCGGATTCTGGTTGAATTTTTGTATACCAAAAATCAGGCGGGCGAACTGTGGTCGAAGGTCACGAAATCGGGCGACGAGAACTACTACAACAACTATATGTATGCAGGTGGATGGTCGTACCGGGGCCGGGGCATAGGCAACCCGTTCCTCACGCCCCGCCATGAAGCACGCGCCGATTTGCGGCACAAGGACGGCGAGTATTTCGTAAACAACCGAGTGATAGCGTTCCACGCGGGATTGGGGGGAAACATCGGTTCGGTGAATATTACTACCCGGTTGTCCTATTCCCGAAATTACGGCACTTATGGTACCAGCCCGATCGGCACTTCGCTGGGCAGGAGGAGGGAGGTATTGCCTCCGCCGTATTTCCGGCAGGTCAACCAGTTTTCGGGTTATCTCGAGGGCAGTAAAATGTTTAAAAATAACTGGGAAGTGGGCGTGGCGGCAGCATTGGATTCCGGCAGGCTGCTCTACAATTCCTTCGGGCTGATGCTGAATGTGAGAAAATCACTGCAATTCTAG
- a CDS encoding T9SS type A sorting domain-containing protein has protein sequence MKKIYKGCLITWITVMATATGFCQTGIVKTDRSAARGLVSFAAAAKLTGIGNAKHIDGYVEKTGTGSFLYPVGHKGIYRPFGADADGVTGAYFQDNPGTAALPAGGPFTTSSREGTVKAVSTTEYWDIDGTNASRITLTWNAASNVGTLTGNSLATLGIVGWNTATSRWEPVKAVVDEVAHQGGTSGLTAGSITTVQTVVPNSYSIYTLAALNSATLPTNYIGNLENVACTAISGWVWDQNYPDVALTVELVEGSTVLATARADQFRPDLKNNGIGTGNYGFTIPAPGALLDGAAHQLGIRVKGSSALITGSPKSLSCTLGGSFEGTDCYTLNGWAWDKNNPGDALTVVVREGNTTHTTAVANIFRQDLKNAGTGTGNYGFKIPLPAALRDGNTHQISVSLQNFAYTLPNSPRPVNCPVNQYAGRFENADCNYIQGWVWDKNYPNSALTVEVYEGNTVYATGVANIYREALKTAGYGTGNYVFKIPTPPALWDGRSHQLSVRVKGTATALPDSPRALSCSVNQYAGNFEWFDCESIKGWAWDKNAPGSAVEVELYEGTTVYASALANIYRDDLKANGTGTGNYGFRIPMPAALRDGRDHQVSIRVKGSSAVLTNSPRALNCPVNNYEGRMETPDCSFIQGWVWDKNFPTNALTVEIFEGTTVYATGTANIYRDALKAAGKGTGNYGFKIATPPALMDGKAHQVSIRVKGAAFTLTDSPRTLTCAANQYAGSFEWFDCEAIKGWAWDKNFPGNAVTVEVFEGTTVYASAVANTYREDLKNNGTGTGNYGFRIPMPAALKDGKNHNISIRVKGSATTLTNSPRAMNCPVNAYEGRFETAGCDFITGWVWDKNFPANALTVEVTEGTTVHATGVANIYRENLKAGGIGTGNYAFKIPTPASLMDGKAHQLTVRVKTTAFPLTDSPRPLTCAVNQYAGSFEWFDCESLKGWAWDKNFPNTAVTVELYEGSTVYATALANQYRDDLKNNGTGTGYYGFRLPMPAALKDGRNHALSIRVKGSATVLNNSPRTSNCPVNAYAGRMETPSCSYINGWVWDKNFPANALTVEVFEGTTVYATGVANIYREALKTSGIGTGNYVFKIATPAAIRDGKTRSVGVRVKGTTFTLTDSPRTMTCAAGGRMAAPGEDETEIAPNSRETDQAELTIAPNPTRGQVTAIFPLGNNQRADMAIFNLAGQQIWEGRTVGTGSTVRKSIDLSGYPDGTYLFQLRKGAMILNRRIILMK, from the coding sequence ATGAAAAAAATATACAAAGGCTGCCTCATAACCTGGATTACGGTGATGGCGACGGCAACGGGATTTTGCCAGACCGGCATTGTAAAAACCGACCGCTCGGCAGCGCGGGGGCTGGTGAGTTTCGCGGCAGCCGCCAAACTTACGGGCATCGGCAATGCGAAACATATCGATGGCTATGTCGAGAAAACGGGCACCGGCTCGTTCCTGTACCCCGTCGGGCATAAAGGTATTTACCGGCCATTCGGGGCGGATGCCGACGGCGTTACCGGCGCATATTTTCAGGATAATCCGGGAACGGCCGCATTACCAGCGGGCGGGCCATTCACCACATCCAGCCGCGAGGGGACTGTAAAAGCCGTCAGTACGACCGAATATTGGGACATCGACGGCACGAACGCATCGCGCATTACGCTCACGTGGAATGCCGCGAGTAATGTAGGCACACTCACAGGCAACTCCCTCGCCACCCTGGGCATTGTCGGCTGGAACACAGCCACTTCCCGGTGGGAGCCTGTCAAGGCCGTTGTGGACGAAGTCGCACACCAGGGCGGCACCAGCGGCCTCACCGCGGGTTCGATCACCACCGTGCAAACCGTCGTTCCGAACAGTTACAGCATTTACACACTCGCCGCCTTAAATTCGGCGACATTGCCGACCAACTACATTGGCAACCTCGAAAATGTGGCATGTACGGCCATCAGTGGCTGGGTTTGGGACCAGAACTACCCCGACGTGGCCCTGACCGTCGAACTCGTGGAAGGCTCCACCGTACTCGCCACCGCCCGCGCCGATCAGTTCCGCCCCGATCTTAAAAACAATGGCATCGGGACCGGTAATTACGGGTTCACCATTCCTGCACCCGGTGCATTGCTCGACGGTGCGGCACATCAGCTAGGCATTCGCGTCAAAGGCAGTTCGGCGCTCATCACCGGCTCGCCCAAGTCGCTGAGCTGCACTTTGGGCGGCAGTTTCGAGGGCACCGACTGTTACACGCTCAATGGCTGGGCGTGGGACAAAAACAATCCCGGCGACGCGCTGACCGTCGTTGTCAGGGAAGGTAATACCACGCATACCACCGCCGTAGCCAATATTTTCCGCCAGGACCTGAAAAACGCGGGCACCGGCACGGGCAATTATGGTTTTAAAATCCCGCTCCCTGCCGCTCTCAGGGACGGCAACACGCACCAGATAAGCGTCAGCCTGCAAAATTTTGCCTATACACTGCCCAATTCGCCGAGACCGGTCAATTGTCCTGTAAACCAGTACGCAGGCCGGTTCGAAAATGCGGATTGCAACTATATCCAGGGTTGGGTTTGGGACAAAAATTACCCTAATTCGGCCCTGACGGTCGAGGTTTACGAAGGAAACACGGTGTATGCGACCGGCGTGGCCAATATTTACCGCGAAGCACTGAAAACGGCCGGCTATGGTACCGGTAATTATGTTTTTAAAATTCCGACGCCGCCTGCGCTCTGGGATGGCAGGAGCCATCAGCTGAGTGTTCGTGTAAAAGGTACCGCTACGGCACTGCCCGATTCGCCGCGGGCGCTGAGCTGCTCGGTAAACCAGTATGCGGGTAACTTCGAATGGTTCGATTGCGAATCCATTAAAGGATGGGCATGGGACAAAAATGCGCCGGGCAGCGCCGTCGAGGTTGAATTGTACGAAGGAACGACCGTGTATGCCTCGGCATTGGCCAATATTTACCGAGACGACCTTAAAGCCAATGGCACCGGAACCGGCAACTATGGTTTCAGGATTCCGATGCCGGCAGCGCTCAGAGATGGTCGGGACCACCAGGTAAGCATCCGGGTAAAAGGGTCGTCTGCCGTCCTGACGAACTCGCCGCGTGCGTTGAACTGCCCCGTGAACAATTACGAGGGCCGTATGGAAACGCCTGATTGCAGCTTTATCCAGGGTTGGGTTTGGGATAAAAACTTTCCCACCAATGCGTTGACCGTCGAAATTTTTGAGGGGACGACCGTCTATGCCACCGGCACCGCCAACATTTACCGCGACGCATTGAAAGCCGCGGGCAAAGGAACCGGCAACTATGGTTTCAAAATAGCGACCCCGCCCGCACTTATGGACGGAAAAGCGCACCAGGTGAGCATACGTGTGAAGGGCGCCGCTTTCACCCTGACCGATTCGCCGAGGACATTGACATGTGCCGCGAACCAGTATGCAGGCAGTTTTGAATGGTTCGATTGCGAGGCCATCAAAGGTTGGGCCTGGGACAAAAATTTCCCCGGCAACGCCGTTACGGTAGAGGTTTTTGAGGGAACAACCGTTTATGCCTCCGCTGTGGCGAACACCTATCGCGAAGATCTGAAAAACAACGGCACCGGAACCGGCAATTACGGTTTCAGGATACCGATGCCTGCCGCGCTGAAAGACGGCAAAAACCATAACATCAGCATCCGGGTAAAAGGCTCTGCCACCACACTGACCAATTCGCCGAGGGCGATGAACTGTCCGGTGAACGCCTACGAAGGGCGTTTCGAAACTGCCGGCTGCGACTTCATCACAGGCTGGGTCTGGGATAAGAACTTCCCGGCCAATGCATTGACCGTGGAGGTAACGGAAGGTACGACCGTGCATGCAACCGGCGTGGCCAACATCTACCGCGAGAACCTTAAAGCGGGCGGCATCGGTACCGGCAACTATGCATTCAAGATCCCGACGCCGGCAAGTCTGATGGACGGTAAAGCGCACCAGCTAACTGTACGTGTGAAAACCACCGCATTTCCCCTGACCGACTCACCACGCCCGTTGACCTGCGCCGTCAACCAATATGCAGGCAGTTTCGAATGGTTCGATTGCGAGTCGCTCAAAGGCTGGGCCTGGGACAAAAATTTCCCGAACACAGCGGTTACCGTCGAACTTTATGAAGGCAGTACCGTGTATGCTACCGCCTTGGCGAACCAATACCGCGACGACCTTAAAAACAACGGTACCGGAACCGGCTACTATGGTTTCAGGCTCCCGATGCCCGCCGCTTTGAAGGATGGCCGGAACCACGCGTTGAGCATTCGGGTGAAAGGCTCGGCGACCGTGTTGAACAACTCGCCCCGCACCTCCAACTGCCCGGTGAACGCTTACGCCGGCCGCATGGAAACGCCTAGTTGCAGTTACATTAACGGATGGGTCTGGGACAAAAATTTCCCGGCCAATGCACTGACCGTGGAAGTTTTTGAAGGAACTACTGTTTACGCCACCGGCGTCGCCAATATTTACCGCGAAGCCCTGAAAACTTCGGGCATCGGTACCGGCAATTATGTTTTCAAAATTGCAACACCGGCGGCGATCAGGGACGGTAAAACCCGTTCAGTGGGCGTTCGGGTGAAAGGTACGACATTCACCCTCACCGATTCGCCGCGGACAATGACCTGTGCCGCGGGCGGCAGGATGGCCGCGCCGGGTGAAGACGAAACGGAAATCGCGCCGAATTCCCGCGAAACGGACCAGGCGGAGCTAACCATCGCACCCAATCCGACGCGCGGACAAGTGACGGCCATCTTCCCGCTCGGCAACAATCAACGGGCGGATATGGCCATCTTCAACCTCGCTGGCCAACAAATCTGGGAAGGCCGGACCGTGGGGACCGGCAGTACCGTTCGCAAGTCCATCGATCTGAGCGGCTACCCCGACGGCACTTATCTCTTCCAGCTCCGCAAGGGCGCGATGATTCTCAACAGGCGAATAATTTTAATGAAATAG